The window GCGGGCAGTCCGACATCCTCGGGGCGCACCTGTTCGCGGCGTGCTCGCAAGTAGTCACCCAGCTTGCTCGCTGTTGCCATGAATCCCAGGGTAGGTCCCGTCGGCCGCCGCATCCTGTCCCTGTCGGTACCAGGGACAGCGGGGCCTGGTCGCCCTGGCTGGCCGAATCTAGCGTGAACAGGAACCAGCCGCAGGCACCCGGAGTCCGGCTGCGGCACACAACGCCACGCGAACAGAGATGAGCACGTCGCACCATGACCGACCTCCTGCGTACGCCCTTCGGATTCTCCTCGACAGCCGACGACGTGATCGCCGGGATCGACCTCACAGGACGGCGTGCGTTGGTCACCGGCGCGACTTCCGGACTCGGGGTCGAGACCGCGCGCACCCTGGCCGCAGCGGGCGCCGAAGTGGTCCTCGGAGTCCGGCGCCGCGAAGCCGGTGACCGCATCGCCGCACAGATCACCGAACGGACCGGTAACCCCCTGGTGAGCGCCCGCGCACTCGACCTCGCCGATCTGCGGTCGGTGACCGCATTCGTCGCGTCCTGGGACGGTCCCCTGCACATCCTGATCAACAACGCCGGGATCATGGCGCTGCCCGAGCTGGAAGTGACCCCGGAGGGGCACGAACTCCAGTTCGCCACGAACTACCTCGGTCACTTCGCCCTGACCAGTGGCCTGCATGACGCACTCGCCGCGGCTTCCGGCGCCCGGATCGTCTCGGTCAGCTCGAGCGCGCACCTGTTCTCACCGGTGATCTTCGACGACCTGGACTTCCGGTTCCGCCCCTACGACCGGTGGGCGGCCTACGCCCAGTCCAAGACCGCCGATGTGCTGCTCGCGGTGGAAGCCGACCGTCGGTGGTCGCACGAGGGCATTCTCGCCAACGCCCTCAACCCCGGGGCGATCGCCACCGGGCTGCAGAAGCACACCGGTGGCCTGCAGACCCCCGTCGACAAGCAGAAGACGCCCGCGCAGGGCGCCGCCACCTCTGTGCTGCTCGCCGCATCACCCCTGGTCGAGAGCGTCGGCGGCCGCTACTTCGAGGACTGCAACGAAGCCCCGGTCCTGCGTGGCAAGCCCGTCATGTTCGGTGGCGGAGTCGCCCCTTGGGCACTCGACGCCTACAACGCGGAGCGGCTGTGGGACACCTCGACCGATCTCGTCGCACGTGCCACGACCGTGCGCTGAGAACCTGACCGTCTCCTTGCAGATCGCTCTCCTTGCCCCACCGCGTCGACACCGAGGCCGGTTTCCGGTCGCCGCAGGGTCACGCCGCAACCATCGTCCGACGGCTGCGACGTGACCCTGCGGGCTGTCTCGGAGTCTCAGAGGGTTGGGAGACCTGTCTCGGGATGCTGGGCTCCGATATGTGGCTGCGCCGTGTCTGCGGCTCGTACATGGGTCGAATCGAGGACCACCGGTGAAGGACCCGCGGGCCTTGTTCGGCTGTTGCGTCCAACTTCGCCCGGTGAATTCTCCCCGCGGACCTCGGTCCGGGGCCGGACCGGGAGCGGCGGACGATGCACGGTGGACGTCGGAGCCTCGGAGTACGGCGGCACCTGCTGCGCTGCGCCCCCGCTCTTCAACACGTAAATGAGCGCGGCGATGACGGCCTCGTCATCGACGCTCGGTGTGCGGGCGAGCTGCGGGCGCGTTCTCACCGACGGCAACAACGGCCGTGCGATCTCCCGCAATCCGCCCGGAACACTCCATCCACGTCGCCCGATTTCCTTGATCCGCTCCAGGGCGTACGCGTGGTCCGTGTGTCCGTCTCCGGCCGGAAGCGCCAGGGCATCCCTGCGCTCCTGGATGCGCTCGAACTGGCAGATGATGTCTGCTACTTGGGATGGGTCTTTCAAGGCTCCGGTGGCGAGCTGCTCCTTTGCCTCCAGAAGTTCGCGGTACATCGCTCCGTATGTGCTGCACAGCTTGATGGATTCGTCCCCGCGATCGCTCAGGCCGATGGCATGGGGGGCGACGATGGCCAACGCGGCGAGACCCGACAGGACCGAGATGAGCACCTGCGCAGTGAGGTGCGACGACTCTCCGATGACGGGCCAGGCCAGGAGCCCTGTGATAAGGCTGAGTGCTGCGGCGGTGGAGGTGTACAGACGGACTTTCTGCACCAGCCGAGCCGCTTCCCTCGGCATTCTGTTTGCCCAGTAGCCGGCACTTTCGATGGTTTCCTCAAGCCGCTGCGACATTGCTGCGTCAGCCGGGTTCTTCGACCCTCTGAAAATCTTGGACAGGAGTTTCATGACACCTCTCACGATCGGAGGGCGGTGGGTGAACAGTGACATCCCCGGCTCGTACTTCTCGACACCAACGCACATACAGTCGTTTTAATGACCTGGGTGGAGCAGTGCGGGTTGTTTCGGCTGTTTCGTCGGTGGTCGAGCCGCTCGTCATCCGAATCCGTGACCGGTGCTCACAGACTGCGGTAGCTGCCGGGGATGGCTGCCCCACCGGGTCGTGCCCGGTCGCTGGGTACTCCTGCGGGCCGCGCGCGCATTCCGTCACGCGTTCGGCGGTTACTTCGCGTGCGGGCCGTCATGTATGGGTTCGACGGGTTCGAGTCCGCCGTCCGCGACACACTTACGCCCGGCTGACGCTTGAAGTGGCATAGAGGGTGTGTAGGGGACCGGGATCGGGCTGCACGTGTATGTGGCCCCCCGGAGGAGGCAACCGCCGAGAAGCTCCCCATGGGGAAACCCCGGCCCGATTCCGACGGGCCGGGGTTTCCGTGTTGTGCGGGTGGGGCTGTTACCACTTGTTGCCGTAGTAGTGGTCCCGGACCACGCGGAAGCTGCCCACGACGCCATTGCGAACCTTCACGCCACCGCGGATCTGGCGGGTGAAGACGCCGTTGCTGGTGCTCCAGGGGCCGACAGTGGCGACAGGGGAGCCGTTGTCGCAGGTCGCCCCGCGGAAGACCTCGACGGTGTGACGGCTGTCGTTGCGGACGTTGAAGCTCCGCGAGCCCAGCCCGCTGACCACAGTGATGCAGCCGTCCGGGTGGCCGGAGTACGTCCGCTCGTTGAAGTGGATCCTTCCCTCGTAGTGGTAGCCGCCGTGGCCGCCGCCGCCGTAGCCGCCGCCGTAGCCCTCGTTGCCCTTTCCTTCGTTCCCCTTCGCGGTTCCAGCGGTTCCACCGTCGCCGCCGAAGGGAGCTGCGGCAGGAGCCTGGATGGACGGGGCCGCCTGGGTGGAGCCGGCAGCCGATGCGTAGGTGATACCAGTTGTAGCGAGAACCGCGGCGCCAACTACAGCGGCGGTCACTGCGACGGTACGCGTGGTCATGTCACTTCTTTCTTCTCAGAGACGTCGGCTGGGATGCCGACCTGTGAATGAAAGTACGGATAGTCTGTTTATCTGCCAAATCCGACATGCCGGAAATATGAATTCTCACTCACTTGGCAGTACGCCGCTGATTCCGGAACGCGCAGGCGCACACCCGCACCGGCCTGAGCAACCGTCATCGGCCCCCACTTCCCGGCACCTTGACTGCTGTCGCGGCCTGTCGCACACCTCCGGCCGCACCATCACGAAGTCGCTGTGGCGACGTCGGAGTACGACCACCACGGTTACGCGATCAATGGAGTGATTGGATCCCACTCGGTGTCAGTTCGCTCACGTTGCGGGGGTACTGGAATGGCGCGGGGAGAGGCCCTGCGAAGCAAGTGACAACGTGTCGGATGTGATCGAGTTGCTCTTGCACCGCCGAGAGGTCACCGGCTCGATACGCTTCGGCCCCACCACGCCCGTCGGCACCTTCACCCTCACCCTCGGACGGCCGCGCCGTCGTCGTCACCGTCCATCAGGAGCACCCATGACCACCGAGCAGGAAGCCCGCGACGCCATCCGTCACGCGTTCGGCGACACGGCACACGTCGAGGTGGAGACCTTCCCCGGCGGAAACCTCTCCATCACCATCACCAAGGGCAAGCACGCGGCAACCATCGACGGGCACCCCGAAAGCGGCTGGGGCTGGACCGTCGACCCGGGCGAGGACGACGGCTTCAGCGGCCACGAGAACGTTGCGACCACCCTCGACGAGGCGCTCGCCGACGTGCGCGCCGCACTCATCTGACCCGGCCGGCCCGATGTCACGGCCCGGCCTCGTCATTCGTCTCATCGAGGCAGCGTGATGCGGCAGCAGGCCGTGGCCGAGGTCGGACGCGCGGTGCGGGCCCCGTCGATTCACGCGGTACGAGATGGGTGGCGAGCTCCACGTGCAGGGTGTCCACAGTGTGGCGCTCCAGCAGCCGCATCAACAGTGAGACGGCCATCCGGCCCATCTCCTCCAGCGGCTGACGAACCGTCGTCAGCCGGGGCACAGTGCTGCGGCCCAGATCGGTGTCATCGAACCCGGTGATCGACAGATCGTGCGGCACCCGCAGATTTCGTTCGTACGCGGCCCGCAGGGCCCCGACCGCCGTTCTGTCGTTGAACGCGATCAGCGCAGTGGGACGTTCGGGCAGGTCGAGGAGTTCCCCCGCGGCTTCATAGCCTCGGTCGGCCGTCGGCTCGACGCTGCGGAACAGACCGGGAGAGGGCAGCAGACCGGCCTCGGCGAGCGCCGCGCCGTGGCCGGCGATGCGCGACTGACTGGCCAGCCAGTCGCCGGGGCCACCGATGACGCCGATGCGCCGGTGGCCCAACTGCACCAGATGAGCGGTGACGGAGCGGGCCGCAGTCAGGTGGGCCGCGGAGACCGAGGCGATGTCCTGGGACAGCGGGCTGCGGGGATCGACCACCACGAAAGGGAAGTTCAGGGCTCGCAGCGTTTCCAACTCAGCTTCCGGCTCGGGTGGCAGGAGCAGTACCGCCCCCGCGATTCCCGCTTCCTGCGGCAGTCCGGCCAGCACTCCGGCCCGGCGGCCGGCGTCGCCCGCGCTGAGCACCACGCGTCTGCCGTGCAGTTCCAGCGTCTCTGCGATCGAGGAGACGATGACCCCGAAATAGTCGGTCAGCACATACGGGCAGCGCACATAGATCGCACCTCCCGCAGCCCCGCGCCTGACGGGCGTGGGAGCGCCCAGTCGTTCGACCGCCCGGTGCACCAGCGCCCGCGTCTCGGAGGCCACATGGTGATGCCCGTTCATCACGCGCGACACCGTAGCGATCGACACGCCTGCCTCCGCCGCGATCGCCCGCACCGTGACCCGGGAACGCCTCGGCTCAGCCACTTGTTACAGCACTTCGTTTCATGGGCGCAGCATAGCGGGGGAGTGTTCACGGGCTGAGAAAGGCTTGACAGCTCAAGTCGGTTGGAGATTCTCTGTGGGCGCGTCGCAAGAGTTTCCAAGATGTTTCAGTTTGTTTCATGGCGAGTTACAGCAACCCGCCTCCCGCGGAAGGCGGCCGCTGTCCACCGTCTCCGCCCCGTCACGGCCCTTCGCCCCCAGCTCCCACCGCGCCAGCGAGGAAAACCACTTATGAAACGTGCCCTGGGTGCCGCCGCCTTCACGGCCGCCGCTCTCTGCCTGACCTGTCTGCCGGCCACGGCGACCACCACACACGCGCCCGCGTCATCGAAGCACCACCCGGCGGCTCCCCGGGCACAGGTGTGGCTGACCACCGCCGACGGCACGCAGGAATTGCGGCAGCAGGAGCCGGTCGCCTTCCACCCCGGGGCATCCGACCTCACCACCATCACCGTCGACCCCGATCAGAGCTTCCAGCGCATGGACGGCTTCGGCGGCGCGCTCACGGACTCCTCCGCCCATGTTCTCGCCCAACTGCCCCGCCGGGCGAGGGACTCCGCGATGCAGAAGCTCTTCGACCCCGAGGAGGGCATCGGCGTGAGCTTCGTACGCCAGCCGGTCGGCTCCTCCGACTTCACCGCCGAGGCCACTCACTACACCTACGACGACGTCCCGGCCGGACGGACCGACTTCGCTCTTCGCCACTTCAGCATCGCCCACGACCAGCAGCAGATACTGCCGCTGCTGCGCCAGGCGAAGAAGCTCAATCCTCAACTCACCGTGATGGCCACTCCCTGGAGTCCGCCTGCCTGGATGAAGGACAACGACTCCCTCGTCGGCGGGCACCTCAAGGACGACCCGAAGGTGTACGACGCGTATGCCCGCTACCTGGTGAAGTTCGTCCAGGCATACGCCGCCGCAGGCGTGCCGGTCGACTACCTCACCGTGCAGAACGAGCCGCAGAACCGCAAGCCCAGCGCCTACCCCGGCACCGACCTGCCCGTACAGCAGGAGGCCAAGGTCATCGAGGCCCTCGGGCCGCTGCTGCACAGGGCCAGCCCGCGCACCAAGATCCTGGCGTACGACCACAACTGGACCACCCACCCCGACGACATCGCCACCGCCGAAAAGCTCGGCGAGGACCCGGAGACCGACTACCCCTACGAGGTGCTGGACGGTCCGGCTGCCAAGTGGATCGCGGGCACCGCCTACCATTGCTACTCGGGCGACCCCAGCGCACAGAGCGCCCTGCACGACGCGCACCCCGACAAGGGCATCTGGTTCACCGAGTGCTCCGGCTCGCACGGCGCCGGCGACACCCCCGCGCAGATCTTCCGCTCCACGCTCACCTGGCACGCGCGCACCATCACCGTCGGCACCACCCGTAACTGGGCCAAGTCCGTCGCCGACTGGAACCTCGTGCTGGACGCGGAGGGCGGCCCGCACAACGGCGGCTGCGACACCTGCAGCGCGCTGCTCGCCGTCCGGCCGGACGGGACCGTCACGACCAGCGCCGAGTACTACACCATCGGCCACCTGGCGAAATTTGTGCGCCCCGGCGCGGTACGGATCGGCAGCACCAACTACGGCACCACCGGCTGGAACGGCCGGCTCACCGATGTCGCCTTCCGCAACCCCGACGGTTCCACCGCACTCGTCGTCCACAACGAGAACGACGACCCGCGCAGCTTCGCCGTCGCAGTCGGCGACCAGACCTTCGAATACACCCTGCCGGGCGGCGCGCTGGCCACCTTCACGTGGCCGAAGTCGACGGCCCTGACCAGCCGACTCCACGAGGTTTCCTTGGACGGCGCCCACGCCACCGCCCAGCCCGCCGGTCAGGGCGCGGCCGGCCTGGCCATCGACGCCGACGGTTCGACCCGCTGGTCCAGCGGACAGGGTCAGGAGCCCGGTCAGCACATCGAGATTGATCTCGGCAAGCCCACCGCCTTCCGTCGTGTCGCCGTCGACAGCGGCGACGAACCCGGGGACTACGCCCGGGCGTGGGAGGTCTCCGTCAGCGACGACGGAACCAACTGGCACACTGCGGCCACCGGTACCGGAACCGGCCAGCTCACCAACGTCGACCTGCGTCCCACCACCGCACGCCACGTCCGCGTGACAGCGACCGGCACCGCCGGTAACTGGTGGAGCCTGGCCGACGTCCGCCTCTACCGCTGACCACGAGAACCATCGGCTGCCGGCTCGGCCTGTGGCATCAGCCGTGCCGGTGGCAGATGGGGCGTGGGGCCGGAGGGCGCCACATGCGCCGGCGCGGGTCCGTGAGCGAGGTCGAATCCGGCGTCGGTCCGCGCGGCCGGCAGCCCAGCTGCATCGCCGGGACCGACTCCATGGCCCTCGCGCAGATCGATGAACTCGATCCCACCGGAGCGGGCGGTCCGACGATCGCGTGCGGGCAGGGTGCCACCTGCGGCGCCGTCAGGATCCCTCGTCCTGCGGTTCGATGGGCAGGCACACCTGAAAGCGGGTGTCACCCGGCTCCGAGGAGACCCGGATGTCCCCGTGATGTTTGTTGACCACGATGCGGTAGGTGATGTCCAGCCCCAGCCCGGTGCCCTCACCGACCGGTTTGGTGGTGAAGAAGGGCTCGAAGATCCGAGGCCTGATGTCGGACGGAATCCCTGCGCCGGTGTCGGCCACCTCCACGAGCAGGTGGGCCTCCTCCCGCCAGGTCCGGATGGTCAGCGTGCCCCCGGCAGGCATGGCGTCGACGGCGTTGATGATCAGGTTGGTCCACACCTGATTCAGCTCGGCTCCGAAGGCCAGGATCGGCGGTAGTTCACGGTCGTAGTCCTTGACCACCTCGACACCGGACGGGATCTTCGCCCGCAGCATCGTCAACGTGGCGTCGAGCAAAGTGTGTACATCCACGGTCTGCTGCGGCGCCCGGTCCAGCTGCGCGTACTGCTGTGCGGCGCCGACCAGTCCCGAGATGCGGGTCACGGCGTCATCGATCTCACCCATCAGAAGTTCCGCGTCGATGGTGTACGCCAGCCACCTCACCGTGGAGCCGAGATTGTCCTCACCGATGGTGTCGGCCACCGAGGTCAGCCACGGCACGCCGATTTCCGCGGCGACCAGAGTCGGCGCAAGCTCCCACGCCTCCGTGACCCCGCGCTCCTCGAGCCAGTCGCCGACCGTGTCCTCCGCATCCGCCGCCGCCAGCGCCGGCAGACCGGAAGCCGCAGCGGCCTGTTGAACCGCGTCGTCCTGCAGCTCCACGAGACGATGCAGCTCACTTCCGTCCAGTCGGCCGTCAGCGATCATGGCGAGCTTGTGGCGCATGGCGGTCACTCGCTCCCGCAGAGCCGCGGTGGCCCGTACAGCGGCTGCCGCAGGATTGTTCAGCTCATGTGTGAGCCCTGCCGACAGAGACGCCAGTGCCAGCAGCCGCTCGCGCTCATTGACGATGGCATTGGCCGCACGCGAACCGAAGAACAAGCCCTCCAGCAGGTGAAGTGCCATCGGGAACCATGTGCCGATCGCGCTCGCGAAATCATCGGCAGGCAGTACGAAGAACTCGGCATCGGTGACAGCCCGCATGGTGTGGGGATAGCGCTGCTCGACGCGGTCCCCGAGGTATGCGCGAGTCGCCCCGCTGTAGACACCGCGTTGATCGGTGCGGGTGACCTCCACCTCGTCGCCGTGCAGCACACGGCTGAGCGCGATCGCTCCGCTGAGCAGCACGAAGAAGCATGTGGCCCGCTCGCCCTCCGCGTACACCACGGTCCCGGCAGGCCGTTGCTCCGCACGGCCGCGCTCTGCCAGCCAGTCGAGCTGCTCGTCGCTGAGCTCCTCGAACAGGAACAGAGTCCGCAACTGCGCCGCTGACAGATGTGCTGACGTGGTCACTGCGCCTCCAGATAGCGGTGCACCAGCGCGACGGCCATGGCTCCCTCGCCGACGGCCGACGCGACACGTTTGACCGAGGAGGAGCGCACATCCCCCGCGGCGAAGACACCGGGCACGCTCGACTCCAGGTGGTACGGATCCCTCGGCAGCCGCCAACCGGGCGGCCGCTCCCCTCCGGCCACCAGGTCGGGGCCGGTCACCACGAATCCGCGCTCATCGCGGGTGATCACCCCCGCCAGCCACTCCGTATGCGGCTCGGCCCCGATGAAGATGAACAGCCACGACGCGGCGACGGTGCGCGCGGCGCCGGACCGGGTCTCGCGGAGGGACAGCTGCTCCAGGTGCCCTTCGCCCTCAGCGCCGACCACCTCGGTCCACGGGTGGATGTCGATGTTGGAGATGCAGTTGATCTGGTCGATCAGATAGCTGGACATCGACCGGCTCAGATCGCCTTGGCGGATGAGGACGTGAACACGTCGTGCGTAGCGCGAGAAGTACACCGCCGCCTGCCCTGCAGAGTTGGCACCGCCGACGATGTACACGTCCTCCCCGGAGCAGCTCGGCGCCTCGGTGACGGCGGACCCGTAGAAGACGCCCGCTCCCGTGAACTCCTCCAGCCCGGTGGCGCCCAGCCGTCGGTAGGACACGCCGGTGGCCAGGACCACGGTGTGCGCGGCGATGGAGCTCTCCGGACCCAGGCGCAGCACCCGGCCCGACCCCGCCACCTCCAGTGCGACAGCCTGCTGCGCGCTGAGGATCTCCGCCCCGAACTTCAGCGCCTGGCGGCGGGCCCGCTCGGTCAGCTGGGAACCGGAGACGCCGTCGGGGAAGCCGAGGTAGTTCTCGATACGGCTGCTCTGACCGGCCTGCCCGCCGGTCGCCTGCTGCTCCACCAGCACCGTACGCAGTCCCTCCGAAGCGCCGTAGACAGCAGCTCCCAGACCGGCCGGTCCTCCACCGACCACTACCAGGTCGTAGAAGTCCGAGGCCGGAACGGTACTGAGTCCGACCTGCGCGGCGAGCTCCCGCTCGGTGGGGGAGACCAGAGTCTTCCCGTCCGGGGTGACAACCAGCGGTACATCGGTCGCGGAGAGCCCTGCGGCAGCGAGCAGGCGCTCCCCCTCCGGCTCGTCGGACAACAACCACCGATAGGGGACGAGATTACGCGTGAGGAAGTCGCGAACCGTGAAGGAGGGAGCGGACCAGCGGTGCCCGACCACGCGGGTCTCCAGCTCTCCTGGATCAGGCGTCGCGTGCCACAGGTCCAGCAGCGTGTCGATCACCGGATACAGGTGCTCTTCCGGCGGGCTCCAGGGCTTGAGGAGATAGTGGTCGAGGTCCACGACATTGATGGCGTCGATGGCCGCTTCCGTGTCCGAGTAGGCGGTCAGCAGCACGCGACGGGCGAGCGGAAAGAGGTCCATGGCCGCCTCGAGGAACTCGATGCCGTTCATCTGCGGCATGCGGTAGTCGGCGAGCATGAGCGCGAGCGGATCGCCACGGAGCTTGAGCTCACGCAGTGCTTCCAGGGCATCGCGGCCGGAGAGTGCGCGCAGGATGCGGTAGCGGTCGCCGTACTGCCGCCGGATGTCGCGGGCGACCGCCCGGGAGACTGCCGGGTCGTCGTCGACAGTCAGGATCGTCGGGTTCGGCATGTATCCATCATTGCCGCAAAGGCCAGGAAATGACGGCCTCAGCCGGCGTGGCCGCCGGGCAGATGCGGCGGGCCGGGCCACCCGGCGCCCTCCATCTGTCGGTGTCTCCCGGAGGCACGTGCGATGCCACGCCACGCGAAACGGACCCGGCAGGTTGCCGGAACGGCCTACGTCGGCCGGTACCGCTCCGAGCCGGGCACCGGCCGTGTGGTGGAATTCCGAATCACCACCAGCGAACGCGCTGGAGCCCGCAGGCGGGCCGCGGCGAATACCGCAGCCGGCTGCGGGGCAGTGCTCCCGCACCGGTGGCGCTGTTTCCCGGTACCTGCCGCCCGGAGCCGCCCGCGGCCCCGCACGCCCTCGCCCTCAGGAGTACGCATGGCCTTCGACGTCGACGCGGTCCGCGCGCAGATCCCCGCCCTGAAGTCCGGCTCTGCCCGCTTCGACGCACCCGGCGGCACCCAGACACCGCAACCGGTGATCGACGCCCTCATGGATGCGCTGGCCAACCCGCTCGCCAACCGGGGACGTACCACCGAGGGCGAGCGCAACGCGGAGGCGATCGTGGCCGGTGCCCGCCGTGCGCTGGCCGACCTGCTGGGCGCCGATCCGCGGGGCATCGTGTTCGGCCGCAGCGCCACCCAGCTCACCTATGACCTGTCCCGCACCCTGGCGAAGAACTGGGGCCCCGGCGACGAGGTGGTCGTCAGCCGACTTGACCACGACGCCAACATCCGCCCCTGGATCCAGGCGGCAGAGGCCGTCGGCGCCACCGTCCGATGGGCGGACTTCGACGCGGCCACCGGCGAGCTGACGACCGAGCACATCGCCAGGGTGCTCTCCGGACACACTCGTCTCGTGGCCGTCACCGCAGCGTCGAACCTCATCGGCACCCGCCCCGACATCCCCGCCGTCGCAGACCTGGTGCACCGGGCCGGTTCCCTGCTGCATGTGGACGCTGTGCATTACGCCTCGCACGCCGCCGTCGACCTGTCCGGCCTCGGCGCGGACTTCCTGGTCTGCTCGCCGTACAAGTTTCTCGGCCCGCACCTGGGCGTGCTGGCAGGCCGTCCCGAAATGCTGGAGACACTGCGGCCGGACAAGCTGCTGCCCTCCACCGACGCGGTTCCCGAGCGTTTCGAGCTGGGCACCCTGCCGTACGAGCTGCTGGCCGGGGCCCGCGCGGCGGTGGACTTCCTCGCCGGTCTGGCCCCTGTGGCCGACGGCACCCGCCGGGAACGTCTGATCGCCGCCTTCGCGGCGATCGAGGCCCACGAGGATGCCCTGCGGGCCCGTATCGAACAGGGGCTGGCCGCCCTCGGTGGCATCACCGTGCACTCCCGGGCCGCCCGGCGGACCCCGACCCTGCTGCTCACCTTGGCGGACCACAGCGCGGCCGCCGCCTCGCAGTACCTGGCGGAGCGCGGCGTCGATGCTCCGGCCGGGTCCTTCTACGCGCTGGAGGCATCCCGCCGGCTCGGACTGGGCGACGAGGGCGGGCTGCGGATCGGCCTGGCCCCCTACAGCAGCGACGAGGACGTCGATCGCTTGCTGGATGCCCTGTCCGGCTTCCTCGGCACCCCGCCCGTCACCGGCTGAACCGATGGCGCCCAAGGACGAACAGGGACCCACCGGTAGGGCTCGGTCGCGCACGGCCAAAGGCCGGGGCCCTGCCGGCTCTCGCGAATAACCCACCCCTTCCCAATACCAATACGGAATGCTTATCCAGCATTACGGCGAGCGAATACCGAGTTGTCGATATGACGCAGGCCACATGATCTGCGTCACTCTTGTGTCGTTTTGAGGCGTTTGCCGTGTGGGGTGAGCCACGTGACGGGCGCCACTCCGAATCCGAATAGTAGAGCACCGGGCCCCGCTTGCAGTCCCCGAAGCCACTTCCTCGACCATTTTCAATGCCCGGTACGAATACCGGTAGTAAAAAGAGGGCATTGACCCGGGTTTCCCGCTCCCCTAACAATTCTTGGCATCACCACCCGGCGATGGAAAAGGAATTTCTCGAATGCAGCTCACCGCGATGTCCAAGAAGTTCGCCCGCATGACCAAGACCAAGAAGATCTCGCTGGGCATGGTCGCAGCCGGCGCCGCCGTCATGGCCGGCACTGTCGTCAGCGCCCCGGCCGCCTCGGCCGCCACCCCCGCCCAGTCCGGCGGCAACGTTGACGCCTGGATCAACCAGTCGCTGCAGATCATGCGTGAGAAGGGCATCCCGGGCACCTACGAGGGCATCCGCAAGAACCTGATGCGCGAATCGAGCGGCAACCCGAACGCCATCAACAACTGGGACTCCAACGCCGCCAAGGGCATACCGTCCAAGGGCCTGCTCCAGGTCATCGACCCCACCTTCAAGACGTACCACGTCAGCGGCACCTCCCAGAACATCTACGACCCCGTCGCCAACATCACCGCCGCGTGCAACTACGCCGCGCACCGCTACGGCTCGATCGACAACGTCAACTCGGCCTACTGACCGCACAGCGCGGCCATACGCCTCGCCTGAGGCGCCGGTCCCCCTGTGACGCAGCCAGTCCGGGCCGGTCAGCCCACCAAGCAGGCACACCCTACGGACCACCGCGGACGCGGAGTTCGAGACCGGCCCGCCGACGACGTTCACACAGTCACCCACGGCACGCCCTGACCCCGTGAGGCACGGACCGCAGCCGCGGTCTGGGCCCCCGGCCCCGCGCGGCTTCCGGAGAACAGCGTCCACAGCAGCCCGCACGCGGAGCTGATCTGGGTGCATCGACCCGCAGGACCCGCCAGGTACTCCCTGGCGGGCGCACAACAACTACGGCACCTCGCTGCGTTGTCGGAACACCCGAATGCGACCGTACGAGGACGCCCCTCCGCCTTGCGATGCACCGCATCCGACGCCGCG is drawn from Streptomyces sp. NBC_01717 and contains these coding sequences:
- a CDS encoding FAD-dependent oxidoreductase, giving the protein MPNPTILTVDDDPAVSRAVARDIRRQYGDRYRILRALSGRDALEALRELKLRGDPLALMLADYRMPQMNGIEFLEAAMDLFPLARRVLLTAYSDTEAAIDAINVVDLDHYLLKPWSPPEEHLYPVIDTLLDLWHATPDPGELETRVVGHRWSAPSFTVRDFLTRNLVPYRWLLSDEPEGERLLAAAGLSATDVPLVVTPDGKTLVSPTERELAAQVGLSTVPASDFYDLVVVGGGPAGLGAAVYGASEGLRTVLVEQQATGGQAGQSSRIENYLGFPDGVSGSQLTERARRQALKFGAEILSAQQAVALEVAGSGRVLRLGPESSIAAHTVVLATGVSYRRLGATGLEEFTGAGVFYGSAVTEAPSCSGEDVYIVGGANSAGQAAVYFSRYARRVHVLIRQGDLSRSMSSYLIDQINCISNIDIHPWTEVVGAEGEGHLEQLSLRETRSGAARTVAASWLFIFIGAEPHTEWLAGVITRDERGFVVTGPDLVAGGERPPGWRLPRDPYHLESSVPGVFAAGDVRSSSVKRVASAVGEGAMAVALVHRYLEAQ
- a CDS encoding cysteine desulfurase-like protein — protein: MAFDVDAVRAQIPALKSGSARFDAPGGTQTPQPVIDALMDALANPLANRGRTTEGERNAEAIVAGARRALADLLGADPRGIVFGRSATQLTYDLSRTLAKNWGPGDEVVVSRLDHDANIRPWIQAAEAVGATVRWADFDAATGELTTEHIARVLSGHTRLVAVTAASNLIGTRPDIPAVADLVHRAGSLLHVDAVHYASHAAVDLSGLGADFLVCSPYKFLGPHLGVLAGRPEMLETLRPDKLLPSTDAVPERFELGTLPYELLAGARAAVDFLAGLAPVADGTRRERLIAAFAAIEAHEDALRARIEQGLAALGGITVHSRAARRTPTLLLTLADHSAAAASQYLAERGVDAPAGSFYALEASRRLGLGDEGGLRIGLAPYSSDEDVDRLLDALSGFLGTPPVTG
- a CDS encoding transglycosylase SLT domain-containing protein, translated to MQLTAMSKKFARMTKTKKISLGMVAAGAAVMAGTVVSAPAASAATPAQSGGNVDAWINQSLQIMREKGIPGTYEGIRKNLMRESSGNPNAINNWDSNAAKGIPSKGLLQVIDPTFKTYHVSGTSQNIYDPVANITAACNYAAHRYGSIDNVNSAY